The proteins below are encoded in one region of Flammeovirga kamogawensis:
- a CDS encoding DUF1684 domain-containing protein, with the protein MSKLLNTILILLLFSSFTFAQTYIEEIKTYQEELNSEYKDKDESPLSRKDRVKFKGHSFFNIDENYKVEASFERINNAVPFKMETSSTSTPTYEKYGKITFTLKGKQYQLYVYQSHRLRKMEQYKDYLFLPFTDKTNSKSTYGAGRYIEVSIPKGNKMIVDFNKAYNPYCAYAEGYACPIPPPENYLDTEVEAGIMYKSKEY; encoded by the coding sequence ATGTCAAAACTATTAAACACCATTTTAATTCTATTACTCTTTAGTTCGTTTACATTTGCACAAACGTATATTGAAGAAATAAAAACTTATCAAGAAGAATTAAATTCGGAATATAAAGACAAAGATGAGAGTCCACTTTCTAGAAAAGATCGTGTAAAATTTAAAGGACACTCATTCTTTAATATTGATGAAAATTATAAAGTAGAAGCTAGTTTTGAGAGAATAAACAATGCTGTTCCGTTTAAAATGGAAACCTCTTCTACAAGTACACCAACTTATGAGAAATACGGTAAAATAACTTTTACTTTAAAAGGTAAACAATATCAATTATATGTGTACCAAAGCCACCGTTTAAGAAAAATGGAACAGTATAAAGATTATTTATTTTTACCTTTTACAGATAAAACAAATAGTAAAAGTACATATGGTGCCGGAAGATATATTGAGGTTAGTATTCCTAAAGGAAATAAAATGATTGTTGACTTTAATAAAGCTTATAACCCTTATTGTGCATATGCCGAAGGATATGCCTGCCCAATTCCACCACCAGAAAACTATTTGGATACTGAGGTTGAAGCAGGAATTATGTATAAATCGAAAGAATATTAA
- a CDS encoding helix-turn-helix transcriptional regulator: MPINKNAQIRYNTLDRCFRNTGRKYFIEDLIDECNKSLFNIDENTSGIQRRQIFDDIKFMESEDGYGIELLKQREGRKTYYRYENTKFSIGNQPINEKEANQLRSALMVLSRFEGLPQFEWVREMKAKLEHTFQLKDIEKEFMSFDSNVDLKGLEFLSILFDAIYYQKVVKVEYKSFFGDEIKTFEISPYFLKQYNNRWFLLGKDDRYPTITNIALDRIIKLDVLNNIYIQNAFVDFTDYFEDIIGVTRNNQASEIITFFVDKVRADYVKTKPIHGTQKKIEENEEGTTFSIDVIPNNELETQLFAFGDHLTVLSPVSVRNAMKERVIKLLSSYQ, from the coding sequence ATGCCGATTAATAAAAACGCTCAGATTAGATACAATACTTTAGATAGATGCTTCCGAAATACAGGTAGAAAGTATTTTATTGAAGATCTTATAGATGAATGTAATAAATCACTTTTTAATATAGATGAAAATACATCAGGAATTCAAAGAAGACAGATTTTTGATGATATTAAATTTATGGAAAGTGAAGATGGTTATGGGATTGAGCTATTGAAGCAACGAGAAGGAAGAAAGACATATTATCGCTATGAGAATACAAAATTCTCTATTGGTAATCAACCTATCAATGAAAAAGAAGCCAATCAACTTCGATCTGCACTTATGGTTTTAAGCCGTTTTGAAGGTTTACCTCAATTTGAATGGGTAAGAGAGATGAAGGCAAAATTAGAACATACTTTTCAATTAAAAGATATTGAAAAGGAATTTATGAGTTTTGATTCAAATGTAGATTTAAAAGGATTAGAGTTTTTAAGTATATTATTTGATGCAATCTATTATCAAAAAGTAGTTAAAGTAGAATACAAGAGCTTTTTTGGTGATGAGATTAAAACTTTCGAAATCAGCCCTTATTTTTTAAAGCAATACAATAATAGATGGTTTCTATTAGGAAAAGATGATAGGTATCCTACAATCACTAATATTGCTTTGGATAGAATAATTAAACTTGATGTTTTAAATAATATATATATTCAAAATGCTTTTGTTGATTTCACAGATTATTTTGAAGATATAATTGGTGTAACTCGTAATAATCAAGCATCTGAAATTATCACCTTTTTTGTGGATAAAGTTAGAGCTGATTATGTCAAAACAAAACCAATTCATGGAACTCAGAAAAAAATAGAAGAAAATGAAGAGGGCACAACTTTTTCTATAGATGTGATTCCAAACAATGAATTGGAAACTCAGTTGTTTGCATTTGGAGACCATTTAACTGTTTTATCGCCAGTTTCTGTCCGAAATGCAATGAAAGAAAGAGTAATTAAATTGTTGTCATCATACCAATAA
- a CDS encoding BamA/TamA family outer membrane protein — protein sequence MDIKTIKIKPILITLICLFHLEIVGQISSDTLTDKNVIDKIIDVITYDGKKFTAVTYPMAGYSEQEGFSAGIMPVFTFHDKKEKSPINRRFYRPTTLIPSVMVSTKGLFNLDASLVMFGKGRWNMYFTGVYQYVPNTFYGVNTLAPADTSQFFNRRFSSFGEVSYGLTDVFFIGLRYDVQNNTIEDINGEILNDNILGYEGGFSLGLGPIFKYDTRDDIVYPTKGSFLKVAVTTYPEFLANDYKFWHFFTEYSFFFSVKNDKNIIGLFGAFHMQNGDIPFYYLNQLGGSKRLRSIAQPNRFIDKNYYMAQVEYRRDLWWRLGAVLFAGAGNVYGSNGTNAFEEIKYTVGAGLRFQLVEDMRLNFRIDYGFGNYKQNGLWLTSREAF from the coding sequence ATGGACATAAAAACGATTAAAATAAAACCTATCCTAATTACGCTCATTTGTTTATTTCATTTAGAAATAGTTGGCCAAATCTCATCAGACACATTAACCGATAAAAATGTAATAGATAAAATTATAGATGTAATAACATATGACGGTAAGAAATTTACAGCTGTAACTTATCCAATGGCAGGATATAGTGAACAGGAGGGATTTTCTGCTGGAATTATGCCTGTTTTTACTTTTCATGATAAAAAAGAAAAAAGTCCGATAAACAGACGTTTTTATAGACCAACTACACTAATTCCATCTGTGATGGTTTCCACAAAGGGGTTATTTAATTTAGATGCAAGTCTTGTAATGTTCGGAAAAGGGAGGTGGAATATGTATTTTACTGGTGTATATCAATATGTACCAAATACATTTTATGGTGTTAATACTTTAGCACCTGCAGATACATCGCAATTTTTTAATAGACGTTTTTCTAGTTTCGGTGAAGTTTCATACGGATTGACAGACGTATTTTTTATAGGACTTCGCTATGATGTTCAAAACAATACTATAGAAGATATTAATGGTGAAATATTAAATGATAATATACTTGGTTATGAAGGAGGGTTTAGTTTAGGTCTAGGGCCAATTTTTAAATACGATACAAGAGACGATATTGTTTACCCAACAAAAGGAAGTTTTTTAAAAGTAGCTGTTACAACATACCCTGAGTTTTTAGCAAATGATTATAAGTTCTGGCATTTTTTTACTGAATATTCTTTTTTCTTTTCAGTCAAGAATGATAAGAATATTATAGGTTTATTTGGTGCATTCCATATGCAGAATGGTGATATCCCATTTTATTATCTAAATCAATTAGGAGGTTCTAAGAGGTTAAGAAGTATAGCCCAACCTAATAGATTTATTGATAAAAACTACTACATGGCACAAGTTGAATATAGAAGAGACTTATGGTGGAGGTTAGGAGCTGTCTTATTTGCTGGAGCAGGCAACGTTTACGGATCTAATGGAACAAATGCTTTTGAAGAGATAAAATATACCGTCGGAGCTGGGTTACGTTTTCAGTTGGTAGAAGATATGCGATTAAACTTTAGAATAGACTATGGCTTTGGTAATTACAAGCAAAACGGACTTTGGTTAACATCTAGAGAAGCATTTTAA
- a CDS encoding T9SS type A sorting domain-containing protein: MNKLLLSLKVEWIVLLFIFSFSSKIEAATLTLTANTVVTNATDLSSYSDINTNNFALTLSFDGTLLPASITGGGTININGAVDIVHNFTLLNVNAIVKTGKSLSVGSYIQFSGGGSSFTVEDGATVTAIRIKGDNAEENNILINNNATVTLKEHLDLGAGSTVKVCGSLYVTNDVNSSYSLKLYGGTLDLCGDCSDSSDEGGLVSLVKEIQFDDHGIDSEVINCGNIDFEACKHIGASSSSADVCENDLPIELLFFNGQLKEDGVYFEWATASEFNSAYFEIQGSNDTKSWYIIHAKAAAGNSNNVIEYEFFDTSTKYKYYRLVQVDFDGSTTVFGPVSFNISTDFISKVYPTEINEIGTINILISGANTSEAVSVYLYSIIGNLVTSEIIQTNPTESFVDVFNVTSNINRGVYILRIINGKNSSTHKLRLN; encoded by the coding sequence ATGAATAAATTATTACTATCACTTAAAGTTGAATGGATTGTACTACTTTTTATATTTTCTTTTTCATCTAAAATAGAAGCAGCTACACTTACTTTAACAGCAAACACTGTCGTTACTAATGCCACAGATTTAAGTAGTTATAGTGATATAAATACCAATAACTTTGCTTTAACATTATCTTTTGATGGTACTTTATTACCTGCATCTATAACAGGAGGTGGAACAATAAACATAAATGGTGCTGTAGATATTGTACATAATTTTACACTTTTGAATGTAAATGCAATAGTAAAAACGGGTAAATCCCTTTCAGTAGGTAGCTATATCCAATTTTCTGGTGGAGGTTCATCATTTACTGTAGAAGATGGAGCAACTGTAACAGCTATTAGAATTAAAGGGGATAATGCTGAAGAGAATAATATTCTAATTAATAATAATGCTACGGTAACATTAAAAGAACATCTTGATTTAGGGGCTGGTTCTACAGTTAAGGTATGCGGTAGTTTATATGTTACCAATGATGTCAATTCTTCTTATTCTTTAAAATTATATGGAGGCACTTTAGATTTATGCGGTGATTGTAGTGACTCTAGTGATGAAGGTGGTTTAGTTTCTTTAGTGAAAGAGATTCAATTTGATGACCATGGTATAGATAGTGAAGTTATTAATTGTGGAAATATTGACTTTGAAGCATGTAAACACATTGGAGCATCTAGTAGTTCTGCTGATGTTTGTGAGAATGATTTACCCATAGAATTATTATTCTTTAATGGTCAATTAAAAGAAGATGGTGTTTATTTTGAATGGGCTACAGCCTCTGAATTCAACTCTGCATATTTTGAAATTCAAGGTTCTAATGATACAAAAAGTTGGTATATAATTCATGCTAAAGCTGCAGCAGGAAATAGTAATAATGTTATAGAATATGAATTTTTTGATACTTCTACAAAATATAAATATTATAGGTTAGTTCAGGTAGATTTTGATGGATCTACAACTGTATTTGGTCCAGTTTCTTTTAATATTTCAACAGATTTTATATCAAAAGTTTATCCTACGGAGATCAATGAAATAGGAACTATAAATATCCTTATTAGTGGTGCTAATACATCTGAAGCAGTTAGCGTATACCTATATTCAATAATTGGAAATTTAGTCACTTCAGAAATAATACAAACTAACCCTACAGAAAGTTTTGTTGATGTTTTTAATGTAACATCAAATATTAATAGAGGAGTGTATATTCTTAGAATAATAAATGGTAAGAATAGTAGTACTCATAAACTTAGATTAAACTAG
- a CDS encoding efflux RND transporter permease subunit, which translates to MSIVKSALDNKQIILTITFLIVMYGVYSLLNMPRREDPKFNIREGLIVAAFPGANSRDVEIQVTSKIEDVLFSYEEVNKEKTYSNSREGVLYIVVELQDYVTNADVFWSKLQDKLALLKLSELPSGVIGPIVQSDFGDTIALLVSFQSDKRDSREIKSYIDQLADRLRGIPSLSKIKKLGNKEECYYINIDYRKLSQYKIYTPQIYASLRSENIIVPNGNIKFDNNRLGFLSGNYFSTKKDIENQVVAKGASGQVIRVKDIAEVKRGYTEENQKIRVNGVESILISMEMQNGFNIVDFGDEVDEVIASFKETIPSDIRIDNVVNQPKNVDESISDFIREFFIAIVSVIVVILLLLPFRVALIATLAIPVTVAFTFGILDGLGIQLQQVSLASLIVVLGMLVDDAIVIADNYVEKLEEDMQPYEAAWKSADELKIPVFTAGLTIAGAFLPLIALSGAVGEFIHSLPITVAIAINASYLIAMLLTPYLCYTFIKKKFEKKADGKKNLLDYLQAFFDHAIDTSFKFPKTLFVFSTLSFIVGGSLYFLLKQKLFPAAERDQFVIEIRTKEGASLAYTDSITLAIEQKIKGNDKLKSYASFVGTSSPRFYYNYASKFPQQNLSQILINTTSIEATDEWVAELENSIPKAFPTAYIQVKKMQQGTPYEAPVELRIKGRDLTTIKKIGEDLKAILNASPYSYNVTDDNFENQLSLDIQANKNVANQLGITDATIMRELSAAYNGLKVGSLWEGNTALPIIMQDENIKEKDISAMRNFYITSSITGASVPLVEVATINPRWFPSNIKHRNGIKTLTVQSMTKSDVLPSEIINSIREELDSYQLPEGYSLELGGEDESQRETFEEMNKVIVYCVFIIFLVILIQFKTLNQVAIVLAAIPLSVFGAFFGLLLSGYPFGFTAFVGLASLVGVSVRNSIILVDFANELVIKEGHTIKEAAIGAGKRRIRPIFLTTMAAAIGVTPMIISGSPMWAPLATVLAVGLVFSMFMTLLTIPVLYWKFGETAALKKHIAGGAVLLALFLIPNPSKAQDVITLDQCVEKAKENNQQLQLITLEAKKKQIEVDKVNANYLPTVMLDGGIFWYYHTERTTDVEISINELPVIGGIPPIGLGTEFTLAENNSFIGVANVGVYQPISQLFKIKSGSEVKQIDQKLVLNKYYEAENKIREGVSKLYVGIAIEEAKKEAYDKQIELITQKLEKVQSGVDAGEILDVYALGLNADLLDHESKLKQSEIDAEKYRLQLNTLLNFPQDSLWNVANVTYDSLGVESLINLVQYDSTLVAENYKVKESNLMIEKAEAGLNYHKRQHIPDISLTAQGFYFGNVPLVPQTNVLIGATLSWPILQWGKKSKDVEISKIQLQQAQIQLDENEREVNQELNTKIQELKNALIVLKTAKKALEFRNRELKIKSDAYTNGMLSFKDFADTQEKNLDTKTLILKATSNVIVKEYELRNLLRLENN; encoded by the coding sequence ATGTCGATTGTAAAATCAGCCTTAGATAATAAGCAGATTATATTAACAATAACATTCCTAATTGTAATGTACGGTGTTTATTCTTTACTGAATATGCCACGTAGAGAAGATCCTAAATTTAATATTAGAGAAGGTTTAATTGTTGCTGCATTTCCTGGTGCAAACAGTAGAGATGTAGAAATACAAGTAACATCTAAAATAGAAGATGTACTTTTTAGTTACGAAGAAGTAAATAAAGAAAAAACATACTCTAACTCTAGAGAAGGCGTACTATATATTGTTGTAGAATTACAAGATTACGTAACTAATGCAGATGTCTTTTGGTCGAAACTACAAGATAAATTAGCCCTCCTAAAATTATCAGAACTTCCCTCAGGAGTCATAGGACCTATTGTTCAATCCGACTTTGGAGATACGATTGCACTGCTTGTTTCTTTCCAAAGTGACAAGCGTGACAGCAGAGAAATTAAGAGTTATATAGATCAGCTTGCAGATAGATTAAGAGGAATACCTTCCCTTTCAAAAATTAAAAAACTTGGAAATAAAGAAGAATGCTATTATATAAATATTGATTACAGAAAACTTAGTCAGTATAAAATTTATACTCCACAAATTTATGCTTCTCTCCGATCAGAAAATATTATTGTTCCTAATGGTAATATAAAATTTGATAATAACCGACTTGGCTTTTTAAGTGGTAATTACTTTAGTACTAAAAAAGATATTGAAAATCAGGTAGTTGCCAAGGGTGCTAGTGGTCAAGTAATTAGGGTGAAAGATATTGCTGAGGTAAAAAGAGGTTATACAGAAGAAAATCAGAAAATTAGAGTAAATGGTGTAGAATCTATTCTTATCTCTATGGAGATGCAAAATGGCTTTAACATTGTAGACTTTGGTGATGAAGTAGACGAGGTAATTGCCTCTTTTAAAGAAACAATACCTTCTGATATTAGAATTGACAACGTTGTAAATCAACCAAAAAATGTAGACGAAAGCATTAGTGATTTTATACGTGAATTCTTTATTGCAATAGTTTCTGTTATAGTAGTAATACTCTTATTGTTACCGTTTAGAGTAGCTTTAATAGCTACACTTGCAATTCCAGTAACGGTTGCGTTTACATTTGGTATTTTAGATGGACTGGGTATACAATTACAACAAGTTTCTCTAGCTTCTTTAATTGTAGTATTGGGAATGTTGGTTGATGATGCCATAGTTATTGCTGATAATTATGTAGAGAAATTAGAAGAAGATATGCAGCCGTATGAAGCTGCATGGAAATCTGCTGATGAACTTAAAATCCCAGTTTTTACGGCAGGCTTAACAATTGCAGGTGCTTTTTTACCTTTGATAGCTTTATCTGGTGCAGTTGGTGAGTTTATTCATTCATTGCCAATTACAGTAGCTATTGCTATTAATGCATCGTATTTAATTGCAATGCTATTAACGCCTTATCTTTGCTACACCTTTATTAAGAAGAAATTTGAAAAGAAAGCAGATGGTAAGAAAAATCTATTAGATTATTTACAAGCCTTTTTTGATCATGCAATTGATACTTCATTTAAATTTCCTAAAACGCTTTTTGTTTTTTCAACGCTATCGTTTATTGTTGGTGGAAGCTTGTATTTTCTACTAAAACAAAAGCTATTTCCTGCTGCAGAAAGAGATCAGTTTGTTATTGAAATTAGAACAAAAGAAGGGGCATCTTTAGCGTATACAGATAGTATTACACTTGCAATAGAACAAAAAATCAAAGGAAATGATAAGTTAAAAAGTTATGCTTCTTTTGTAGGAACATCCTCTCCTAGATTTTATTACAATTATGCCTCTAAATTTCCGCAACAAAACTTATCTCAAATTTTAATTAATACAACTTCTATTGAAGCTACCGATGAATGGGTTGCTGAATTAGAGAATTCAATACCTAAGGCTTTTCCTACAGCATATATTCAAGTAAAGAAAATGCAACAAGGTACTCCATACGAAGCACCAGTTGAGTTAAGAATTAAAGGCAGGGATTTAACTACAATCAAAAAAATTGGTGAAGATCTAAAAGCAATTCTAAATGCTTCTCCTTATTCATATAACGTTACAGATGATAATTTTGAAAATCAGTTAAGTTTAGATATTCAAGCCAATAAAAATGTAGCTAACCAACTTGGGATTACAGATGCTACAATTATGCGTGAATTAAGTGCTGCGTATAATGGGTTAAAAGTTGGGTCGTTATGGGAAGGCAATACTGCTTTGCCAATTATAATGCAAGACGAAAACATTAAGGAAAAAGACATTAGTGCAATGCGTAATTTTTATATTACAAGTTCTATTACAGGTGCTAGTGTTCCTTTGGTAGAAGTTGCCACTATAAATCCAAGATGGTTTCCTTCTAACATTAAACATAGGAATGGTATAAAAACTTTAACGGTTCAATCTATGACGAAAAGTGATGTACTACCCTCAGAAATTATTAACTCTATAAGAGAGGAACTTGATAGTTACCAATTACCAGAGGGCTACTCACTAGAACTTGGAGGTGAAGATGAAAGTCAGAGAGAAACCTTTGAAGAAATGAACAAAGTAATTGTTTATTGTGTTTTCATTATCTTCTTAGTTATTCTAATTCAATTTAAAACCTTAAACCAAGTAGCAATTGTTCTTGCTGCAATCCCTTTAAGTGTTTTTGGAGCTTTCTTTGGACTTCTACTTTCAGGGTATCCGTTTGGCTTTACAGCCTTTGTTGGTTTAGCAAGTTTAGTGGGCGTATCTGTAAGAAATTCTATTATTCTTGTTGATTTTGCAAATGAACTAGTCATAAAAGAAGGTCACACTATTAAAGAAGCAGCAATTGGCGCTGGTAAACGTAGAATTAGACCTATTTTCTTAACTACAATGGCAGCAGCAATTGGCGTTACTCCAATGATTATTTCAGGTTCTCCGATGTGGGCACCTTTAGCAACCGTCTTGGCTGTCGGTTTAGTTTTCTCAATGTTTATGACTTTACTTACAATTCCCGTACTCTATTGGAAATTTGGTGAGACTGCTGCTTTGAAAAAACATATAGCAGGTGGAGCCGTACTCCTTGCTTTATTTCTTATTCCAAATCCATCTAAAGCCCAAGATGTAATCACATTAGATCAATGTGTAGAAAAAGCAAAAGAGAATAACCAACAGCTTCAATTAATTACACTAGAAGCTAAAAAGAAACAAATTGAAGTAGATAAAGTTAATGCTAATTATTTACCAACAGTTATGTTAGACGGTGGTATCTTTTGGTATTATCATACTGAACGAACTACTGACGTAGAAATTTCTATTAATGAGTTGCCTGTAATTGGTGGTATTCCTCCTATTGGTTTAGGAACAGAGTTTACACTTGCAGAAAATAATTCATTTATTGGAGTAGCTAACGTTGGAGTTTATCAACCCATCTCCCAATTATTTAAGATAAAATCTGGAAGTGAGGTAAAGCAGATCGACCAGAAATTAGTCTTGAATAAATACTATGAAGCTGAAAATAAAATTAGAGAAGGTGTCTCTAAGTTATATGTAGGTATTGCTATAGAAGAAGCTAAAAAAGAGGCTTATGATAAACAGATTGAACTGATTACTCAGAAATTAGAAAAGGTACAATCTGGGGTAGATGCGGGAGAAATTTTAGATGTATATGCCTTAGGTCTTAATGCTGATCTTTTAGATCATGAATCGAAATTAAAACAATCTGAAATTGATGCAGAAAAGTACAGACTTCAATTAAATACATTACTTAACTTTCCGCAAGATTCTCTTTGGAATGTAGCCAATGTAACTTATGATTCATTAGGGGTTGAAAGTCTTATTAATTTAGTACAATATGATTCTACATTAGTTGCTGAAAATTATAAAGTAAAAGAATCTAATTTAATGATTGAAAAAGCTGAAGCAGGATTAAATTATCATAAACGTCAGCATATCCCAGATATCTCTTTAACAGCACAAGGATTTTACTTTGGTAATGTTCCATTGGTGCCACAAACAAACGTTTTAATTGGTGCTACCCTTAGTTGGCCAATTCTACAATGGGGTAAAAAATCTAAAGATGTAGAAATTTCTAAAATTCAACTGCAACAAGCTCAAATTCAATTAGACGAAAATGAGCGAGAAGTAAATCAAGAATTAAATACTAAAATTCAAGAATTAAAAAATGCTCTTATAGTACTTAAAACTGCTAAAAAGGCTTTAGAATTTAGAAATAGAGAATTGAAAATTAAATCAGATGCCTATACAAATGGAATGCTTAGTTTTAAAGATTTTGCAGATACACAAGAAAAAAATCTTGATACTAAAACGCTTATTTTAAAAGCAACTTCCAATGTTATTGTAAAAGAATATGAATTACGGAATTTATTAAGGCTAGAAAATAACTAA
- a CDS encoding MATE family efflux transporter has protein sequence MKIQLKRQWESYSPLFSSILKLGWPVILAQMGQISVGIVDNMIIGQLGRTPLAAASFTNTIFNVVLLFGMGFTFILTPKIGEAIGLNSPKKAVEAFKNSFVSNVLICIALLAILVGLNIGMPYMGQPTAIISDSQNYLWLLALSLIPQIIFLTYKQFFEGIGDTKTGMKITLLGNIVNIIGDFIFVFGLFGAPKMGLLGAGVGTLLARIFMAFAAYWVFTYRKLYAKYAALLSEVKVYKSELISFFKNGIPMAFQMLMESSAFSVSTLMMGWVSEVGLAAHQVALSLSTLGYMVYQGIGSATGILVSQEFGQRNFKEVNRITNASLIIIVSMSIGAVVFFLTGRSWMPYLFTQDEEVIHFVRIFIFWLATYQTFDAIEIVYAGALRGLHDFKVPMWLIFSSYFIIAIPFSYFCAFHWGQGEAGIWMGFPLGLGIICLFFVKRFKDRLSFVEKYHIQQSKKIS, from the coding sequence ATGAAAATTCAATTGAAAAGACAATGGGAGAGTTATTCTCCACTTTTTTCTAGCATTCTAAAATTAGGATGGCCCGTAATTTTAGCACAAATGGGTCAAATTTCTGTAGGTATTGTTGACAACATGATCATTGGTCAGCTAGGTAGAACACCTTTAGCAGCAGCCTCATTTACCAACACTATTTTTAATGTAGTTCTCCTTTTCGGAATGGGTTTTACATTTATCCTTACGCCTAAAATTGGAGAAGCTATTGGTTTAAATAGCCCTAAAAAGGCTGTAGAGGCTTTTAAAAATAGTTTTGTTTCTAATGTTTTAATTTGTATTGCGTTATTAGCAATTTTGGTGGGACTGAATATTGGAATGCCATATATGGGCCAACCAACGGCTATTATATCTGATAGTCAAAATTATTTATGGCTTCTCGCCTTGTCCCTAATTCCTCAAATAATATTTCTTACTTACAAACAGTTTTTTGAAGGAATTGGAGATACTAAAACAGGTATGAAAATTACTCTTTTGGGGAATATTGTAAATATAATTGGTGATTTTATATTCGTATTTGGTTTATTTGGAGCTCCTAAAATGGGTTTATTAGGAGCAGGAGTAGGTACTTTATTAGCAAGGATTTTTATGGCTTTTGCTGCTTATTGGGTTTTTACATACCGTAAACTTTACGCCAAATACGCTGCTTTATTATCAGAAGTAAAAGTATATAAATCTGAATTAATTTCTTTCTTTAAGAATGGTATTCCAATGGCTTTTCAAATGCTTATGGAATCTAGTGCTTTTAGTGTATCCACTTTAATGATGGGATGGGTATCAGAAGTAGGTTTAGCAGCTCATCAAGTGGCACTAAGTTTAAGTACTTTGGGGTATATGGTTTATCAAGGAATTGGTTCTGCTACTGGCATTCTAGTAAGTCAAGAGTTTGGTCAAAGAAATTTTAAAGAAGTAAATAGAATAACAAATGCTTCTTTAATAATCATTGTTTCAATGTCTATTGGTGCAGTAGTCTTTTTCCTCACCGGACGTTCATGGATGCCTTATTTATTTACACAAGATGAAGAAGTAATACACTTTGTAAGAATATTTATCTTTTGGTTGGCAACATACCAAACTTTTGATGCTATAGAAATAGTTTATGCTGGAGCATTACGTGGTTTACATGATTTTAAAGTACCAATGTGGTTAATTTTCTCCTCATATTTTATTATTGCTATCCCTTTTTCTTATTTCTGTGCGTTCCATTGGGGACAAGGAGAAGCAGGAATTTGGATGGGTTTTCCTTTAGGACTTGGGATTATCTGTTTGTTCTTTGTAAAAAGATTTAAGGATAGATTATCTTTTGTAGAGAAATATCATATTCAACAATCAAAAAAAATAAGCTAA